One part of the Humulus lupulus chromosome 9, drHumLupu1.1, whole genome shotgun sequence genome encodes these proteins:
- the LOC133802204 gene encoding uncharacterized protein LOC133802204, translating to MQLRNKYNQLKQKHNDFKSLLKETGMGYNAVTGEVSAADEVWDKLIRVNKSTKRFRKKGCKFYEKLCTIFGDTTATGSNAHPSTRCPSNDDDTTSISPSTMNEESSFDEDGNKRRGKSTATSNSRSVKRAKFSAALADALATYNETAKRKIELIERSMTTSASHYLLDESVEALNQIDGISGEVYAKAIEKFENEVSRALFLKMPEHRRMDWLLNLK from the exons ATGCAACTAAGGAACAAATACAATCAATTAAAGCAAAAGCATAATGATTTTAAGTCTTTACTGAAAGAGACTGGTATGGGATACAATGCAGTGACTGGAGAAGTTAGTGCGGCAGATGAAGTTTGGGATAAACTTATTcgg GTTAACAAGTCTACTAAAAGATTTAGAAAGAAAGGTTGTAAGTTTTATGAGAAATTATGCACTATCTTTGGTGATACTACTGCAACTGGTTCCAATGCTCATCCTTCAACTCGATGTCCTTCTAATGATGATGATACAACGTCGATAAGTCCTTCTACTATGAATGAAGAAAGCAGTTTTGATGAGGATGGTAACAAAAGAAGAGGTAAATCAACAGCCACTTCGAACTCTCGATCAGTAAAAAGAGCAAAGTTCTCAGCAGCTTTGGCAGATGCACTTGCAACATATAATGAAACTGCAAAGCGAAAGATAGAATTGATAGAGAGATCAATGACAACATCTGCATCACATTACTTATTGGATGAGAGTGTTGAAGCTCTTAATCAAATTGATGGAATTAGTGGAGAAGTATACGCAAAAGCTATTGAGAAGTTTGAGAATGAGGTGTCCAGAGCATTGTTTCTAAAGATGCCAGAGCATAGAAGAATGGATTGGTTGCTGAATTTGAAGTGA
- the LOC133800191 gene encoding protein ALP1-like — MSLNVARFNKDNLLDDSDDEFGEILLYFACEAYNQLYLSKQPCRNSTLSGHEYVMEVLHGHWSRFYDLFRMNKDVFKLFCGVLKEKKLLKNSRYLSVEEQVAMFLFVIGHNEQHRVVVERFQHSISITSHYFRKVLKAICRLSKELITPPSFNETPPQIQFDPRYYPFFKNCVGAIDGTHISAHVPIDEQIPYRGQKVDTTQNVICVCSFDMKFTYVVSGWEGSANDAQVLLECSTNPDYGFPMPLQGERYHLGQYTDLNPIGKKELFNYRHSSLRNVIERLKARFPILKQMPSYDLRIQKYIVIACCVIHNFIRRNEEVDVYFDGGEVNSEVQTTTLQSTDGTLTDSVEFSISRTHIREMAHVRDEIADHIWRASRR; from the exons ATGTCTTTAAACGTTGCTCGGTTCAACAAGGATAATTTACTGGACGATTCAGATGATGAGTTTGGAGAGATTTTGCTATATTTTGCTTGCGAGGCATATAATCAATTATATCTATCTAAGCAACCTTGTAGAAATTCAACTCTTTCAGGCCATGAATATGTTATGGAAGTGTTGCACGGGCATTGGAGTAGGTTTTATGATTTGTTCAGAATGAACAAAGATGTCTTCAAACTATTTTGTGGTgttctaaaagaaaaaaaactattgAAGAACTCACGATATCTGTCTGTTGAAGAACAAGTGGCTATGTTCTTATTTGTGATTGGCCATAATGAACAACATCGTGTGGTTGTTGAACGATTTCAGCACTCCATCTCAATCACATCTCATTATTTTAGAAAGGTTTTGAAGGCAATATGTCGTCTATCCAAAGAACTAATTACTCCACCTTCATTTAATGAAACTCCTCCACAAATTCAATTCGATCCAAGATACTATCCATTTTTTAAG aatTGTGTTGGAGCTATAGATGGGACTCATATTTCTGCGCATGTTCCAATTGATGAACAAATACCTTATCGAGGTCAAAAAGTGGATACAACTCAGAACGTTATCTGTGTATGTTCATTTGACATGAAGTTCACATACGTTGTCTCTGGATGGGAAGGATCAGCTAATGATGCACAGGTTCTTCTAGAATGTTCCACAAACCCAGATTATGGATTTCCAATGCCGCTCCAAG GAGAAAGGTATCATTTAGGCCAGTACACAGATCTTAATCCCATAGGAAAAAAAGAGCTTTTCAATTATCGACACTCTTCCTTGAGAAATGTCATTGAGCGGTTGAAGGCCCGTTTTCCAATCCTAAAGCAAATGCCTTCATATGATCTAAGAATACAAAAGTACATTGTCATTGCTTGCTGTGTGATTCATAATTTTATAAGGAGAAATGAAGAAGTAGATGTATATTTTGATGGAGGTGAAGTAAATTCTGAAGTACAGACCACTACTTTACAAAGCACGGATGGAACTTTGACTGATAGTGTAGAGTTCAGTATTTCTAGAACTCATATACGTGAAATGGCTCATGTTCGTGATGAAATTGCTGACCATATATGGAGAGCTAGTCGACGATAG